Proteins encoded together in one Salvelinus fontinalis isolate EN_2023a chromosome 6, ASM2944872v1, whole genome shotgun sequence window:
- the LOC129856720 gene encoding transcription cofactor vestigial-like protein 2 — protein MAGRSGSPQVVVKTEEQSNRLIFTYFQGDIGSMVDQHFNRALSKASKTKATSGKGKKSRKTVKSESDSTSCQWVVPTPSWSEDHFPPVSGRLHLSSTNESLSSHRQALSSPDESTNPLAFTPRQHGGLGLPAMAYPHSMSHEGLGVTGQPYTNSLLNLLHSDRSEGAAGVASGSKPELLPSWTGQPGFRDPMNPDSGLQKKELYWY, from the exons ATGGCAGGACGTTCAGGTAGCCCCCAGGTAGTTGTAAAGACAGAGGAGCAGTCCAATAGACTCATCTTCACCTACTTCCAGGGTGACATCGGTAGCATGGTGGACCAACACTTCAACCGTGCCCTCAGCAAGGCCAGTAAGACCAAGGCCACCAGCGGGAAGGGCAAAAAGAGCCGAAAGACTGTCAAATCTG AGTCTGACTCAACATCTTGCCAGTGGGTTGTTCCAACCCCATCTTGGTCTGAAGACCATTTTCCCCCTGTGTCTGGTCGCCTTCATCTGAGCAGCACCAATGAGTCTCTCTCCAGCCACCGTCAGGCTCTCAGCTCCCCAGATGAGAGCACCAACCCCTTAGCCTTCACTCCTAGGCAACATGGTGGTCTGGGCCTGCCTGCCATGGCCTATCCCCACTCCATGTCCCATGAGGGCCTGGGGGTCACTGGACAGCCTTACACCAACTCCCTGCTCAATCTCCTCCACAGTGACCGGTCAGAGGGGGCTGCAGGCGTGGCCTCGGGCTCCAAACCAGAGCTCCTCCCTAGCTGGACGGGTCAACCTGGCTTCAGAGACCCCATGAATCCTGATTCAG GTCTGCAGAAAAAGGAACTCTATTGGTATTAA